The genomic interval TCACTCATTGTTGCTAATGGCAAATGCACCTGAATATGAAGGTATAGTGGACGAAAGGCAGTAAAGCTAATCGTGGTAacttttattgtcattttcaacaatAGCATGGcaacaaaaatagaaaaattcaATCCTGAGTAAGAGGCAAAACTGTTCAACCCTTCTTTACGCTCACATGTCTTGAAAAGGTATTTGCTTAAAGTACTTCCTTTTATGTCTTCATAATATTACATTGGAACCATTACATTAGTAATAACCACAGACTTGGAGGATCCCAATGGACGAAAATAGTATGAACATTCGCACATAGCGCACATCCTAGGAATGTAAATTTTACGTGCCCGTTATCTAAGTCAAAAATAACGAGCGCTGGAAGCTAACAATTTGGAACTCCAAGCTAGAGGCTGCAAACTTGTGACAACCAATTTGTGCTAATCCTTTGAAATACGGCGATGAGAAGTGCAGGAGACAGTAGAGCGAGTACGCTCGTTGCACTTGTGTCAGATAGATTCATACCACCGTGGCCTTCTTGCTTGATGTACTGGTAGGCTGATTTCCAGAGCCAGCCGAGTGATGAATCCATGTTTGAAGGGGCAAGGGGTCTTCCACGGCGGGAGAGTGAAAACTGCTCATATCCGTCAATTTCCTTTTGGACCTGGCGTTGAGCGGGCCCAATTCAATGGCAAAACTTTTTGAGCACCCACTTGGGGAGTCTTGTTGTTTGACTTGATTAGACATAGGAGGCACGGGGGAGATGGCCTTCAGCCTAGTTTCCGGCTCGCTCTCAAGCTCCAAGTCCGTGGGTTCATTTTCATCGTGGCCGGCGCCAGGATCAGAATAGCGTTTGAATGAGTTTAAGGAGGAAGTTGTGACGAGTTTGGACAAAGTTCTCGGCTGACTGGGGAGTCGACTCGTTTTGGGGGATTCGAATGGCTCGTGGTTACCTTCTGCGTGGACAGATGGAGAGCAAAAACTGGTTCCATTGCCTTCTTCAGGTAGCTCGGGCCCAGTTTGGATGCGTCGCATCAAATCCAATTTGCAGTTATTAAAACGAACATGGACATCGGAAGCAGCTCTTTTGGGGGGCATCATTCGTGCAGGACGACATCGACCTCCCGAACTTGGCGAGCCAGGCACAAAATTCGAACTTGAGCGGGGATTTCCACATCCTGCCGACAACTTTCCCGATGGGCCCCAAAGAGCTGGCTCAGTGCCCGTTCGAGAGAGGGTTTTGGACTTTTGATGAGCCGCCATCACCAAGTTGCTGAGTTTGATGTGATGACCAGCACCATTTCCGGATCCGGCCCGAACCGAATGGGAACGTGACATGTTGAACTTTCGACTTGTTGACGTTGAGGAGCTGGGTGGAATATCCTTGGCGAATGATGTCC from Tigriopus californicus strain San Diego chromosome 5, Tcal_SD_v2.1, whole genome shotgun sequence carries:
- the LOC131881108 gene encoding uncharacterized protein LOC131881108 yields the protein MAKAASFRDILNSSISPQIGVICVPNASGEGFQTDLTYLSDTGEVLEYPPFPPRVSGTQIRVKELVLICLALLLLICSILLFFKHWKKNYRDINQLPYYAYLYQKDPEDFIDPLLPPVSVPPLSPVPPILPPTTSSIDFMRTLRGKSCDNMSSFAFDDLGTSFAKDIPPSSSTSTSRKFNMSRSHSVRAGSGNGAGHHIKLSNLVMAAHQKSKTLSRTGTEPALWGPSGKLSAGCGNPRSSSNFVPGSPSSGGRCRPARMMPPKRAASDVHVRFNNCKLDLMRRIQTGPELPEEGNGTSFCSPSVHAEGNHEPFESPKTSRLPSQPRTLSKLVTTSSLNSFKRYSDPGAGHDENEPTDLELESEPETRLKAISPVPPMSNQVKQQDSPSGCSKSFAIELGPLNARSKRKLTDMSSFHSPAVEDPLPLQTWIHHSAGSGNQPTSTSSKKATVV